The Nitrospinaceae bacterium genomic sequence GAGGGGCCGGTCAGGCAGGTCATTCTCTACATCAAGGACGTGACTGAGCGGCGTGAGCTGGAGCAGCAACTTCTTCAGCAAGAGCGGCTCTCCATCGTGGGCAAGATGAGCGCCCAGGTTGCCCATGAGATACGCAATCCACTTTCCGCCATTAATTTGAATTCCGAGTTGCTCGGAGATGAATTGGGCGCTTTCGACGATGAGAAGACCTCCGAGGCGTGGGCTCTTCTCCGCTCGATTCGGCACGAAGTGGATATTCTTCGGCAGGTGACGGATGATTATCTCAAGTTCGTACGGATGCCGCGCTCGGAGCGGCGGGTAGGATTCATCAACGATGTGTTCGATGAACTTTTGAGTTTTTACAGCGAGGAGGCGTCGAGCCGAAAGATACGAATTGAGCGGGAGCTGTCCCTCGATGCGCCAGAGGTTGAATTCGACGAGACGCAGATTCGCCTGGCGCTTCAAAATCTCATTCTCAACGCCTTTGACGCCATGCCCAATGGCGGCAGGCTTACGGTTCGCACCCGCCCAGGCCCAGAGGGTGGTGTGGGTATCGATGTCGAGGACGAAGGGGTGGGAATCCCCGCCGGGGAGCAGGCGTTTTTGTTCACCCCGTTTTTTACGACAAAGGCGAGTGGTACTGGGCTCGGTCTTGTTTTGACGCAGCAGATTCTGACCGAGCATCGGGCCTCCATCCGCTTTTCAAGCCAGGAGGGAGCGGGGACCACTTTCCATATTGAATTTCCGGCGGTGGCGCCGGTGGAGACTAAGGCATGAGGTCTAACAGCGAAATTCAGGTCATGGTTGTTGATGACAAGCGCGGTAGCCGCGAGGCGCTCGAGAAGATGATCGCCAAGGAGGACTACCGCGTTTCCTTTGCTCATGATGCCGAAACGGCCCTTGAGATTTTCGAAACCGAGCCCGCACATCTGGTCATAACGGATCTCAAGATGCCTGGTATGGATGGGATATCGCTCCTCAAGGAGTTGAAGCGTAAAAGCCCCGAGACAGAGGTGATTCTTATCTCGGGGCACGGCACCGTCGAGACCGCTGTTGAGGCCATGCGCGAGGGTGCCTACGATTTCATCACCAAGCCGCTTGAGCGTGTTGTTGTTCTGAAGGCGATTTCCAAGGCGCGCGAAAAGCAAGACCTTATCCGGGAGAACGCAGATCTTCGCGCGAAGCTTCAAAATCTGACTGACTCGCACGGCATCATTGGCAATAGCGCGGCCATTCACGAGGTTAAGGAATTAATTCGGCAGGTGGCGCCGACCTCGGCCAATGTTCTCATTCTCGGGGAAAGCGGCACAGGTAAAGAGCTTGTAGCCAACGCCATTCACAAATCGAGCGAGCAGGTAGAGGGGCCGTTTATCAAGGTCAACTGTGCGGCCCTGCCGGAAAATCTGCTTGAGAGTGAATTGTTCGGCTACGAGCGCGGGGCGTTCACGGGCGCTGTCTCTCGAAAGGAGGGGCGCTTTTTTCTCGCAGACAAAGGGATGCTTTTTCTCGATGAAATTGGGGATATGCCGATGCCGCTTCAGGCGAAAATTCTCCGTGTACTCCAGGAGGGCGAGTTCGAGCGCCTCGGCGGCAACGAGACTATCAAGGTGGATGTTCGCATCGTTGCGGCGACGAATCAGGATCTTGCCCTGGCCATTGCCGAGCGCCGCTTTCGAGAGGACCTCTACTATCGCTTAAACGTGATCAGCATCAATTTGCCGCTGCTTCGAGATCGGCGGAGCGATATCCCGCTTCTGGTCGAACATTTCATTCAGCGTTTTTCGGCCAAGAACAACCAGCAGGTAAGCGGTTTTTCGCGTGATGCGGTTGAGGCGATGACGAACTACGATTGGCCGGGGAATATTCGCGAGCTCGAAAATACGGTGGAGCGCGCCATTGTGCTGGGCAGAAGCGAGGTGTTGACTCTCGATGATTTGCCGCCGGCAATCACCAAGGGGGGTGTGTCTGACGAAACCGAGGCGGTCGAGGCCGGTGTCCCCATCATTAGTATCCCGGTGGGAACGCCTTTGGCCGAGGTCGAGCACCGGGTAATTCTTGAAACTCTCAGAAGCACGGGGGGGGACAAAAGCGCCGCTGCCCGCCGGCTGGGTATTGCCACCCGAACGATCTACCGCAAACTGGATCAAGCCGAGCAACTCAAGAACTGATTGATTATAAGAGCGGTGTGATAGGCTTTGGGCCTGAATCAAGAGCCGCTCATTTGCCCAATGCACCTGAAATTTGGAGGCAGTAATTTGCCGGGCCGATTCATTACTTTCGAGGGTTCCGAGGGGGCGGGAAAATCCACCCAATTGGGCCTTTTGCATGAGTGGATGAAAAGCGTGGGCCTTGGCGTCCGGGTGACGAGAGAGCCGGGCGGCACTGAACTCGGGGCCGGTGTAAGAGAGGTACTGCTTACTCCCCGAGATGAGGAGGTATCACCTCTCGCTGAGTTGTTGCTTTATGAGGCGGATCGGGCGCAGCACGTTAGCCGGGTGATTCGGCCGACGCTTGAGGCGGGCGATCATGTTCTTTGTGATCGGTTCTATGATTCGACGACGGCATATCAGTCTTACGGGCGCGGGCTTTCTCTGGAACTTGTTGAGGAAATGAACGTTCGTGCGACTGAAGGCTTGGTGCCCGATATGACACTTTTGCTCGAAGCTTCGCCGGAGGAGGGTCTTCGCCGCGCACGGGGCGGGGCCGAGGGAGATCGGCTTGAGGGCGAAAGCTTGGCTTTTCACGAGCGTGTTTGGCAGGGATTCATTGAAATTGCACGCCGGGAGCCTGATCGATTTCGGTTAATTCCGACGGGCACCATTGAGGAAGTGCATACCCGTATACTCGATACAGTAACGAAGGCATTCGGATGGACTGGAGATTCCTTCAAGGTCAAGACACTGCCGTAGACTCGCTCCAGCGGGATCTTGCGGCGAGCCGTGTGGCGGGCGCCTATGCCTTCTGGGGCCCGGAGGGGTGCGGCAAGGCGACGGCAGCGTCGATTTTCGCACGTGCACTCCAGTGTGGTGGGGATTCGCCTCCATGCGGAACATGTCAGGCTTGCGAGAAGGTGGAGCGCGGCTCGCACCCGGATGTGATTCAGGTCGTTCCCGAGAAAGGTAAGAAATCGATTGGTATCGAGGCCGTTCGCGATCAGGTGCTGGAGCGGGCCTATCAGCGGCCTCAGGAGGGCCGCCGCATGGTGTTCATCGTGGACGATGCCCACCGGGTGACGACTCAGGCGTTCAACGCTTTTTTGAAGACGCTTGAGGAGCCTGCCCAGGATGCAGTGTTCATTCTTGTCACGCCCAATCTGCATGCCTTGCCGCCCACGGTTCTCTCTCGGTGTCGCCAACTCAGGTTCAGGGCGCTTGGTCGCGATGAGCAGCGCCAGATTCTTTCTGCGCATCTGGCGGATGAGGCGGTGGATTTCGACAAGCTGATTTCGCTGAGCATGGGACGGCTAGGAAAAGCCTTTGGTGCTGATCAGAGTGCACTTGAGGAGCGGCGCGAGGCGGCGCTTTCCTTTCTCAACGGGCTATCGGCACCGCCGGGAAAGGCAGATGAGGCGGGCCTTCTCGGGCTTGCGGCCAGCCAGGCAGGGGGCGGGTCGAGCCGGGCCGATGTTCTTGAGTTTCTTGAAATGCTTTTAGGTCTACTTCGGGATATACTGATTCTTGAGGTGGCCCCGGATGCCGTGGAGCCCTGGAACGCAGATGTGGTTGAGGCGCTTCGGGCGATAGGCGGCAGGTGGGGGGTACCCGGCTTGATCCGTTCGGTGGATTGGGTCCAGGAAGCGACCCGGGATGTTGGGGTGATCAACACGAATCCTTCCCTGACACTCGAATCTTTGGTTATATCGCTGCGCGGCACCGTGGGCGCGGCTGGATGAGGGTTATATTATGATTGAAAACGCTAGCGAGGGTGGAAGTTCAGCTGTCCGACTATACCCTGATGAAAATCAGGCTCCCGAAAAGATAAAAATCGTCCCGATAGTGTCGCGCTTTGACCCGAAGCCCATTTTTCATCTTGCGAGCGATGTGCGCCTCATAGCGGGAACGCGGGTGGTCATCAAGACTATCGATGGCTACGAGGAGGCGGGTGTCGTTGCTGACGCTCCCCGGTTTATGGAGGCGCGCTACCACAAGGCTCCGCTTCCGAAGGTGATGCGCAAGTTCACCGAAGAGGACGAAAAGAACAGCGTTTCTATCGAGGGCCTTGAGAATCGGGCTTTCAATGTGGCCGAAAAGAAAATTGTCGAATTGAAATTGCCGATGAAATTGACGAATGTGAAGTACGCCTTCTCGAAGAAAAAGGGCACGTTTTTCTTCTCGGCAGATGGTCGGGTGGATTTTCGGCGGCTTGTGAAGGCGCTTTCTGAGAATTTTTCGATTCGTGTCGAAATGCGCCAGATCGGGGTGCGCGATGATGCGGCACTCAAGGGCGGCTGCGGGGATTGCGGGCGGGAGTTGTGCTGCAGCAGCTACATGAAGAATTTTGATCCCGTTTCCGTCCGGATGGCTAAGGATCAAAATCTGAGTTTGAACCCAACGAAGCTTTCGGGGGCTTGCGGTCGGCTGAAGTGTTGCCTTCGCTTTGAGCACGCCCACTATGTAGAAGTGAAAAAGCGGCTGCCGGCGCCCAAAAAACGGGTGGGCGGATGCAACGTCCCCGCCATGGTGATCCGGCAGGATATCCTCGCCGAGGAAGTGACCTTGGCCCTTGAGGGCGGCGAGCGGATGACAGTTCATGCCGATGGGCTTGAGCGCATGGCCAATGGCCAGTACACCCTAAAGAATCCTATCGGCGGCTAGCGCCCCCTTAACCAATAACAGAGGCAGTTTTGAAGTCGCTATGAGCGGTAAACCTTTTTACGTCACGACGCCAATCTACTACGTTAACGACAAGCCCCACCTGGGCCACGCCTATACGACCGTGGCCACGGATGCCAAGGCGCGCTTTCATCGCTTGAGGGGGGAGGCTGCGCGGATGCTCACCGGCACCGACGAGCACGGCCAGAAATTAGAACAGGCCGCCCTCGATGCCGGAAAAGACACCCTCGCCTTTGCAACCGAGAACAGCGAAAAGTTTCGCGCCCTATGGAAAAAACTCAATATCCAGTGCGACGACTACATCCGAACAACAGAGGAGCGCCACAAGCGGGGTGTCCAGGAGATATGGCGGCGGGTGAGCAAGGCCGGGGACATCTATAAAGACGAGTACGAGGGCAAGTATTGTGTCTCGTGCGAGAACTTCCTCACCGATCTCCAGCTTGATGACGGCAAGTGTCCCGATTGCGGGCGCCCGGCGGAGTCTGTGCGCGAGGAGAGCTATTTCTTTCGCTTGAGTAAATTCCAGGAGCCTCTTCTGGCGTACTACGAGAAGCATCCGGAATTCATCCAACCCGAGGGGCGACGTAAAGAGATTATAAGCTTTGTCGCGGGGGGGCTTCGCGATTTGTCGGTGAGCCGGACGAGTTTTAAGTGGGGAATCCCGGTGCCTGATGACCCGGCGCATGTCATCTACGTGTGGTTCGATGCGCTGAGCAACTATGCGACCGCTGCCGGATTCGGTGCCGAGGGCGTGGGTGAGGACGGCTTCCCGGAGGGCACCGCTTGGCCTGCCGATCAGCATTTCATCGGTAAGGACATTCTCCGATTTCACTCGGTTTACTGGCCCGCTTTCTTGATGTCGGCGGGCCTCCCGCTTCCCGGCCAGGTGTTCAGCCACGGTTGGTGGACGATAGAGGGCCAGAAGATGTCCAAGAGCCTGGGCAACGCTGTGGACCCCCACTGGCTCATCGAGGAATACGGGGTGGACGCTTTCCGCTATTTCATCCTTCGCGAGATTCCCTTTGGCTCGGATGGCGATTTTTCACACGCCCATCTCATCGACCGGATCAACAGCGACCTGGCCAATGATTTGGGTAATCTCCTTTACCGCACCCTCAATATGGTCAAACGCTATCGCGGAGGGAAAATAGGCCGGGGAGACGCCGCGCTCGACACCGAGATTGAAAAAACGCTTGCCTCAACTACTCAAAATGCCGCCCAGCGCTATGAGTCAGAGATGGAGGCGACTGATCTTCAGGCGGGACTTCGCGCCACCTGGGAGATTATTTCTGCGGCCAATAAATATATTGATGCTGCCGCCCCCTGGGCGCTCGCAAAGAGCGGGCCCGAGGAGCGGCTCGA encodes the following:
- a CDS encoding sigma-54-dependent Fis family transcriptional regulator, coding for MRSNSEIQVMVVDDKRGSREALEKMIAKEDYRVSFAHDAETALEIFETEPAHLVITDLKMPGMDGISLLKELKRKSPETEVILISGHGTVETAVEAMREGAYDFITKPLERVVVLKAISKAREKQDLIRENADLRAKLQNLTDSHGIIGNSAAIHEVKELIRQVAPTSANVLILGESGTGKELVANAIHKSSEQVEGPFIKVNCAALPENLLESELFGYERGAFTGAVSRKEGRFFLADKGMLFLDEIGDMPMPLQAKILRVLQEGEFERLGGNETIKVDVRIVAATNQDLALAIAERRFREDLYYRLNVISINLPLLRDRRSDIPLLVEHFIQRFSAKNNQQVSGFSRDAVEAMTNYDWPGNIRELENTVERAIVLGRSEVLTLDDLPPAITKGGVSDETEAVEAGVPIISIPVGTPLAEVEHRVILETLRSTGGDKSAAARRLGIATRTIYRKLDQAEQLKN
- the tmk gene encoding dTMP kinase; the protein is MHLKFGGSNLPGRFITFEGSEGAGKSTQLGLLHEWMKSVGLGVRVTREPGGTELGAGVREVLLTPRDEEVSPLAELLLYEADRAQHVSRVIRPTLEAGDHVLCDRFYDSTTAYQSYGRGLSLELVEEMNVRATEGLVPDMTLLLEASPEEGLRRARGGAEGDRLEGESLAFHERVWQGFIEIARREPDRFRLIPTGTIEEVHTRILDTVTKAFGWTGDSFKVKTLP
- a CDS encoding AAA family ATPase, with amino-acid sequence MDWRFLQGQDTAVDSLQRDLAASRVAGAYAFWGPEGCGKATAASIFARALQCGGDSPPCGTCQACEKVERGSHPDVIQVVPEKGKKSIGIEAVRDQVLERAYQRPQEGRRMVFIVDDAHRVTTQAFNAFLKTLEEPAQDAVFILVTPNLHALPPTVLSRCRQLRFRALGRDEQRQILSAHLADEAVDFDKLISLSMGRLGKAFGADQSALEERREAALSFLNGLSAPPGKADEAGLLGLAASQAGGGSSRADVLEFLEMLLGLLRDILILEVAPDAVEPWNADVVEALRAIGGRWGVPGLIRSVDWVQEATRDVGVINTNPSLTLESLVISLRGTVGAAG
- a CDS encoding stage 0 sporulation protein, whose amino-acid sequence is MEARYHKAPLPKVMRKFTEEDEKNSVSIEGLENRAFNVAEKKIVELKLPMKLTNVKYAFSKKKGTFFFSADGRVDFRRLVKALSENFSIRVEMRQIGVRDDAALKGGCGDCGRELCCSSYMKNFDPVSVRMAKDQNLSLNPTKLSGACGRLKCCLRFEHAHYVEVKKRLPAPKKRVGGCNVPAMVIRQDILAEEVTLALEGGERMTVHADGLERMANGQYTLKNPIGG
- the metG gene encoding methionine--tRNA ligase — encoded protein: MSGKPFYVTTPIYYVNDKPHLGHAYTTVATDAKARFHRLRGEAARMLTGTDEHGQKLEQAALDAGKDTLAFATENSEKFRALWKKLNIQCDDYIRTTEERHKRGVQEIWRRVSKAGDIYKDEYEGKYCVSCENFLTDLQLDDGKCPDCGRPAESVREESYFFRLSKFQEPLLAYYEKHPEFIQPEGRRKEIISFVAGGLRDLSVSRTSFKWGIPVPDDPAHVIYVWFDALSNYATAAGFGAEGVGEDGFPEGTAWPADQHFIGKDILRFHSVYWPAFLMSAGLPLPGQVFSHGWWTIEGQKMSKSLGNAVDPHWLIEEYGVDAFRYFILREIPFGSDGDFSHAHLIDRINSDLANDLGNLLYRTLNMVKRYRGGKIGRGDAALDTEIEKTLASTTQNAAQRYESEMEATDLQAGLRATWEIISAANKYIDAAAPWALAKSGPEERLDSVLYHAGAALRVVAAMISPVMPETADSIALQLGLGDDWLAATFGTLVDLYALPEALETKLGKPLFPRIEEDARAALEEKVAARISEGESDGEAAPKEKSSGKKKEKGGDTESAGLITIDDFRRVELRVAKVEAAENIPKSKNLLKLEVSIGEERRTIVAGVAKFYEPAELIGRTVVVVANLEPVKLMGVESQGMLLAAKDDNGLKLVGIPDGISSGSRVS